One Aegilops tauschii subsp. strangulata cultivar AL8/78 chromosome 2, Aet v6.0, whole genome shotgun sequence genomic window, GAGACCATCTCGACAATGAAGCACCAGCGGCCGCTGCCTCCGCGAGGACCACACAATTCCCCACAAGCCTCATGGCGGTAAGAATCGCCACAAGAATGAGGGCAAGATAGTGAGACTTTATTTCATGCCAACGACACCACCATTGTCTCGCTGTGGTCGATAATTGGAGACAAACCCTAAGCTATCAGTACTTGTACCATTAATGGACCGAAGCCATAGGGTCTCGGCTCTCTCCCATCGTCGGAGCGACAGACACAGGAAAGGGGTCCCACAGTCAACGCCCATGAGGTGGATAGATCGGCCGCCGGTCTGTTCGCCTTGGTCGTGAGAGCAGAGAGGGAAAAACACCTCACTGATATGCCTATTTTGGCCCCTTTTAAGTAAGCATCTCGCttcaaacaaaaaaacaaaaatagtATAAGGCAAATGTTCCCTAATTAGAACACGAGTGCGTAAAACGCTTTTACAAACTTTAGCTTACAAATTGCCTATTTATTTTAGAAAAGATTTATGAAAAAAAACAGCCAATATAGTTACTGGGAACTTTTTTTTTGCCGAAACCCctcttgtcaaaactttgataCAAAAAACCCACCATTTCTGAGTGGTTAAAATTTACAAAATTATTTTTGGCATACAACCTACATTGTAAGTTACATAATTTGTTATGCGAAAATCATCTTGTAATTTTGTGCCAATCATTTTATATCCATGTTCTTTACAAAAAGATAGTAGATGTTAAGTTTCTATCAATCCTTTACATCGATAAAAAGAAGATTCTTAATTTTCAAAACTTAAAAGTTTGACTTTTGCTATCCATATGCCCATTCTCTGGGTAGCACTTTTCGACACCATTATAGATGTAAACGGCAAATTCAACATGTATAAGGTCAATTCTCTGATATTAAAAATAACTTCCCTTGTAGAAGGGCAAAGTATTTGAAAATGCCCCAAAACAATAACGAAATGCCCCCCTTCCATAGCACTACCTCTGCACGGAAAAGAGAGACTTGAACtacaaaaacgtcttacattagtGTACAGAGGGACCGGGTGTGGATTTCCATAACCTGAATACATACGAactcattttctaaaacttagaAAAATTACATTATGATCGTACACATAAGTAGAAACCTATCCGCATCATTGTTGCGAGAATATACGTTCATTTGCATTATGTGAAAAATCAAATGTGAACACAAGTTACACAGTTGTTTTGTAGTACTTGTGTAactcaatttgtgatgtttgtaCAACTCATGACTTAAATGTGAGTTACGTGTCACAAAAATTATCCAATGAATtcatatttaaaaaatgttcagcgGTATAACTTTTGTGTCATAGAACTCACTGAATATTGGTCTAACTGATAGTCAAAGTAAAATCTCGACAAATGGGGAAGCTTTAAACTGGAACCGCCAAGGCATCATATTTTCGTACAAAAACTAAGAAGGATAAGTTTTCTTCAGAATAGTTTGAAACTTTCATTCATGACAGTTTGCTAGGAGGGATGGCATTTGCAACTTTTCTTTACTGACAATTTCTTCCGATATGCATGATATTCTCTTCAGAATAGCATGACAATTTCTTTAGAGAAGTATTTTCTTTCTAAAAACGGTTACTGTTTGATCTCGCGTCGTAACTAAAATTGTCATCAAAATGTGTTCCTTTGTCATCCCCCTTCCAGAGAACGTTAGCCAGATAACAATCCCGGTTTTTATGTGTACATTTTTTTCTTCTAATTTTTCAAAACTTGAAAAAAATGCTTTCACTCGGATTTGTTAAACAAACACTAGATCATACGCGTCCACAATTCTTTTCTATTTTCTCTCACCAACCACCTAGGCACCTACTACAAGCTACAACTACAAACACAACCTCCACCTGGGGAGGACTCGGAAAGATCGATGTTTCAGAGGAGGGGCAATTCCGTCAATTCCCACAAGGAGTAAAGGGCGAGACAATCTCGGCCGTGTTCCTCGCGGCCGCGGGCGGGCAGCAGCACCCGACAACCCGCTATCATCCGTGCACATTCAAACGCCTTCAAATCTCCCCAGCGCCCGACAACAGGTCATTCTCGATTCCCCTCGTTAACATCCCCCAAATTTCACGACTTCTCCTCCCCAAATCAAGCTCCGGCTCGCTCGGCCCCAGATCGCGGCCGGGCTATCCATGGCGGGGGCGGAGGCGGTGGAGAGGGCGCACGAGCTCTACAGGGGCGGCCGCCACCGGGAGGCGCTCGAGCTCTACtcggcggcgctggcggcggcgcggggccccGCGCAGCGCATCGCCCTGCACAGCAACCGCGCCGCCTGCTACCTCAAGCTCCACGACTTCCACAAGGTCTCTTTCCCCCGGCTTCCCTTTGCTGATTAATACTTGTCCTGGATTGATTTGACTCTGGGTAGATTTCGGTGCGGCGCGCGCCTGGGGGTGTCGTTTAGGGTGAAGGTGTGGTCTTTAGCCCTCTGGGTTTCGAGATTTCCGCGAACTTGTGGGCTTCAGGGTGCTTGAATCGCCCTCTTATGATGATCTTTGTGGCCACGATGCACTAGCACAGCTCATGAATCGTACCCTGTTTACCGTTGTGGTGTCTAAATTTGGCTGGGCTGCTGTTAAATTTAGCGCTGTAAGGGGTATCAAAATCCAGTTTACTGTCTAGACTGAATCGGTGAAGCTGCCAGGCAAAGTGATACCTTGCTTGGTTGTTGCTTTCCCAAAATTAGCAGACGTGCAAAAGATAAAAACTGAACGTGTACATAGCATTTCCGATGTACTAGTCAACAATGCCTAAACCATGGACTTACAAAAATTTAACTGTGTCTCAGGCTCTGAACCATCTAGCACTTTTGTGAAGCCTGACTGATACATCTGACCGACTGAGTTTTGATATTGAATGGACTGTTTCTATGGAGAAATTTTATTGTGATGTTAAATGTGAAATTTCGTCGAGTAGTCAAGTATATCTGCATTGATGATCTACTATGTGCATGAGAAAAAATGTGCCCTATTACGAAGCATACTGTAGTAGATGTTGTGTTGGCGGCGAAAACAACAGTGGTCGTGTATTTCTCTGGAATAAGTACTCCTGGCATCATTTATTGTATTTTTTTCTATGTTATCACCTTGGTTAGCAACACTGAATTTTCTTCTTTTATGATAATCCTATAGGCCGCAGAAGAGTGCACATCTGTCCTCGAGTTGGATACCGAGCATGCTGGAGCTCTCATGCTACGTGCCCAGACTCTTGTCACTCTAAAAGATTACCAGTCGGCTCTATTTGATGTAAACAGGTTAATTGAGATAAATCCATCCTCTGAAGTATATCGGAACCTTCATGCGCGACTGAAGACACAGCTGGTATGCTTCTTTAACTGAATCTGTTCTAGTTTCTTGCATAAGCTTTACTTCAAATGCAGTGCCATCAGATGTAAGTGTATGTACAGAAATATCCCTTCAATAATTCGAATGCAAGATTTAAGGAACAGAACCTGGCTTTGTTGTTTAGAATGTAAATTTTTGGCAGTTGACATCAGTGTATCaacttctctcttttttatgCCCTTGGATGCTCAAACAATTCTATCTCTTGAGTTGACTGACCAAGTTTTACTGCCTGTCTCTTGCATGATTGTGAACTTTGAAGTCGCTAGCCCCGATTCCAGAGTCTGAAGAGGAGTCCCTGTATACTGAAGAAGACAAAGAAGATCTGCCACCAAAAGACAATACAAAGAATGAGACTGTCGTTGTTAAGTCTGATCAACCTTCTGCAAAAGTGATTCTTGAAAATAAACCTGTAATGAAAGCTCTGAAGGTTGAAGTGCCTCCCAATCTGCCTTCAAAACCCGAGGGTGGGGGGACCATACAAAAACCAAAGGGCCATTCAGAGCTTGATTACAAGGAACCTTTAACAGAAGCTCCAAAGGTTCAAGTGTCTCCCAGTCTGCCTTCGAAACCCGAGTGTCGGGGGACCATCCAAAAACCGAAGGGCCATTCAGGGCTTGATTACTCGAAATGGGACAAAGTTGAGGATGATTCGAGTGAAGATGACGAGGATGATGACGAAGATGACTTGCCACGGTATAAGTTCAAAGTCAGAACCATCGGTGTGCGTACCGTGAAGTGAATGGGATTCATCAATAAATAAGTTTACTCCATGGTCTGTGGATAGCCGTTTGACAGCATCCCTACTAACTTTGGTCCCATCTGTTCGGTTACATCTTGACATACTTGGATGAAGTGTTGCCGATTGGTGTTTGTTTAACTCAAGCTCACCGGCGGGTGAAGACATAAGTACCCGCTGCTCTCATGCTCAGGTAGTTCTCACAAATTCAGATTTCACTAGATTTTGAGCCGCGGTGCACGTGTTGGCTCGCTAATGTTCACATTATTACGCAGGTTTATGGATCTGGAACCTTAGCCGAGGAAACAAGTCTGGAGTAAAATCATGTTTTCAGCGCAGCCGTGGGATGGAGCACAGCATGCAAATCCTGTAGGGAACCCCTTTAGATTCAAGCTAACAATCTTAGATTCTTAGCCCATTGTTCATCTTCATAGATTTTATAGCCTAGCAGTCTCTGTACATGGATTTTGCGCATTCATCATGTATAAAAAGCTTATTTGTATCTGCCCCGAGACATCTTTCTCACGATTTCAACCTGCAAATTTGATGCTAATATTTCATGATCCAACCAATACTGGTTCCTTTTTTGTTCAACTGCGATGAATGTGCTGATTAGTCATACATTCACACTGTAATCAGAAAAGTTTCTGCCATGCTACCACATTGATACCCGGGTA contains:
- the LOC109753297 gene encoding uncharacterized protein, whose amino-acid sequence is MAGAEAVERAHELYRGGRHREALELYSAALAAARGPAQRIALHSNRAACYLKLHDFHKAAEECTSVLELDTEHAGALMLRAQTLVTLKDYQSALFDVNRLIEINPSSEVYRNLHARLKTQLSLAPIPESEEESLYTEEDKEDLPPKDNTKNETVVVKSDQPSAKVILENKPVMKALKVEVPPNLPSKPEGGGTIQKPKGHSELDYKEPLTEAPKVQVSPSLPSKPECRGTIQKPKGHSGLDYSKWDKVEDDSSEDDEDDDEDDLPRYKFKVRTIGVRTVK